One Streptomyces sp. L2 genomic window carries:
- a CDS encoding TetR/AcrR family transcriptional regulator, which yields MVQRQQRQQRQDRKARLTAQDWADAALAAIREGGVAAVAVEPLAARLGTTKGSFYWHFANRDALVDAALDRWEQISTEGTISEVEAEPDPAERIRRLFTEAVASATADPLDVALLATATHPQVAAAMRRVTERRVAYLGRLFAGLGFPEPEARRRALLAYTVYLGHAQLGHAVPSVLPPEEGGELRAYLSEALEALMTRPTGPTRPPADR from the coding sequence ATGGTGCAACGGCAGCAACGGCAGCAACGGCAGGACAGGAAAGCCCGGTTGACCGCTCAGGACTGGGCGGACGCCGCACTGGCCGCGATCCGCGAGGGCGGTGTCGCGGCCGTCGCCGTCGAGCCCCTCGCGGCCCGGCTCGGCACCACCAAGGGCAGCTTCTACTGGCACTTCGCCAACCGGGACGCCCTCGTCGACGCGGCTCTCGACCGCTGGGAACAGATCAGTACCGAGGGCACCATCAGCGAGGTCGAGGCGGAACCGGACCCCGCGGAACGGATCCGCCGGCTCTTCACCGAAGCCGTCGCGTCGGCCACGGCCGACCCGCTCGACGTCGCCCTGCTCGCCACCGCGACACACCCCCAGGTGGCGGCGGCCATGCGGCGAGTGACCGAGCGCAGGGTGGCCTACCTCGGCCGGCTCTTCGCCGGCCTCGGATTCCCCGAACCGGAGGCCCGCCGCCGGGCGCTGCTCGCCTACACCGTCTATCTCGGCCACGCCCAACTCGGACACGCGGTGCCCTCGGTCCTGCCCCCGGAGGAGGGCGGGGAACTCCGCGCCTACCTCAGCGAGGCACTCGAAGCTCTGATGACGCGCCCAACAGGTCCAACGCGTCCACCCGCCGATCGGTGA